GAAACACCATGCCGCCTATGACTGCCAGCACGATTCCGAGCCACCAGCGCTGAAGCAACCCCACACCGACCAAAGCCCCGGCCGCCACTCCAGCCCCTTGCAGCACAACGAACTCAGAGGCCCGCAGCGGCCAACCCGCGCGATCCAGCCGCATCTGTAGACGCTCCTCGAAACCGGAACGCTTAGGTGCTCGCTCAACCAGGTGAACTGCGGTGCGCGCAATGGCGCTTCCGGCCAGCCCGTGACGCTCGTCGTCGGATGCGCCCCTGTTCCGCGACTTGGTCTTCGCACGCATGCTTCGCAGCAGGCGATCGCCGCCGCGCGCGCCCGGACGAGGCATCAACACCCCGAGGAGCAGGATGAGCGCTAGGAACACAGATCCAACGCCCACGTACAGTCCCGTGCGGCCGGCGAAAGCGCGGATCGGCGGAGCAGCCTCAGCATCGGGAGCAGAGATCGCCGGGAGCGGCGGTGGTAGTCCGGTCCTCGGGTTCAGTACGACGACCGAGTCGGACACCGAGAGCGCACCGGCTCGCAGCGTGACGGCGAGCTCGATCTCCTTGGTCCGCGCAGCGCCCGACTCGAACTCCAGCACGTATTGGGAAGCAATGTCCTTTGCCACCTGTCCGAACGCCGCTCCAAGTTGAGCCGACTGCCCGACCCGCAGGCTTCGCCCGCCGGTGGCGTCCGCGATCCTTGCAAGTGCCGTGGCGTCGAAGTCCGGAGTGACGAGCCCTACCGAGGTCACCGGCGCCGAGGCCCTCTTCGCTGCGGCGACCGACTGAGACAACGTCCGCACGCTGGAGGTGTCCTTGCCGTCGCTGAACAACACGATGTTGTGCTGCGCGGCAACTCCGGCCAGCCGCGTCGCGGCGAGCACGATCCCGTCGTACATGGCCGTGCCGCCCGAGGCGGTCAGCCCGCCGATGGCGCGCGCAAGCGCCCCGTGGTCCGCAGTGAGGCCTTGGCGCACCGATGCCCGCGGCCCAAAGGAAACAACCATCACGCGGACCCCGGCCGGAAGCAGCGAGACGAACCGTTTGCCGGCCGCCTTAGCGTCCACAAGCGGACCTCCCGCCGTACTTCCGCTCACGTCGAACACCAGAGCCACCGTCACCGGCTGAGCATGGGCTTCCAGCAGGGGCGTCACCGTCAGCGACGGAACCGCATCGCCCGCCTCAGTGACCGCGAATGCATCTCGCCCGAGAACAGCGTCACCGGCACCCGCAACCGACACGATCAGGCGCGCGTGACCGTTCTCGGAGAGAGCGGCCTCGCGGATGGTGACTGTCGCAGCCTCGACACCCACTGCTGGTTTGGCGAGAGCATAGATGTACGCCACCAACAGGAGACTGCAAACGAGTCCGGCGGTCGTCCGGCGTGACGGATTCATCGCCCCGATCCCCTCGCCATGCGCTCCGGCGCAAAGAGAGCCGCGTCGAGTTTGATTCCCTGATCGGCGAGGCGATCGACAAACCTCGGACGAAGCCCGAGCGACTTGATGTGCCCCTGGTGCCGCCCGGTCTCGTCCACTCCCATCCCCGTGTCGAACAGGAACAGATCCTGCAGCGTGATGATGTCACCCTCCATGCCGGCGACCTCGGTGACGTGAGTCATGCGACGGGAGCCGTCCCTCAGCCGGGCGAGGTGCACGATCAACTGCACCGCCGAACCGACCTGCTCGCGGATCGCGCGCACCGGCAAGTCCATGCCGGCCATCAGGCACATGGTCTCCAGCCGCGCAATGACATCCCGAGGCGAGTTCGCATGCACGGTCGAGATCGATCCGTCGTGACCGGTGTTCATGGCCTGCAGCATGTCCAGCGCCTCGCCGCCGCGGACCTCGCCGACGACAATACGATCGGGACGCATACGAAGGGCGTTGCGCACCAGATCACGAATCGTGACTTCACCGCGTCCTTCAATGTTGGGAGGCCGGTGCTCCAGGCGCACGATGTGCGGCTGCAATAGGCGAAGTTCCGCTGCGTCTTCAATCGTAAGGATGCGCTCATCCGACGGGATGAACGAGGACAGCACGTTCAGCG
This window of the Actinomycetota bacterium genome carries:
- a CDS encoding VWA domain-containing protein, which produces MNPSRRTTAGLVCSLLLVAYIYALAKPAVGVEAATVTIREAALSENGHARLIVSVAGAGDAVLGRDAFAVTEAGDAVPSLTVTPLLEAHAQPVTVALVFDVSGSTAGGPLVDAKAAGKRFVSLLPAGVRVMVVSFGPRASVRQGLTADHGALARAIGGLTASGGTAMYDGIVLAATRLAGVAAQHNIVLFSDGKDTSSVRTLSQSVAAAKRASAPVTSVGLVTPDFDATALARIADATGGRSLRVGQSAQLGAAFGQVAKDIASQYVLEFESGAARTKEIELAVTLRAGALSVSDSVVVLNPRTGLPPPLPAISAPDAEAAPPIRAFAGRTGLYVGVGSVFLALILLLGVLMPRPGARGGDRLLRSMRAKTKSRNRGASDDERHGLAGSAIARTAVHLVERAPKRSGFEERLQMRLDRAGWPLRASEFVVLQGAGVAAGALVGVGLLQRWWLGIVLAVIGGMVF